The genomic DNA CGAAGTTGATTATCGAATCGATTGATGATGAGGGAACGGTTTTGAATCGGGTCGTGAAAGAGAAATAGTGTTCCAGTAGTTATACAAGCACGAAGCGCAAGCGAGTGAGTTAATGTAAAGAAGACACACTCGCTTGCGCTTCGTGCTTGTATTCATTTGCCCGCAAAGTGGAATCTACAAAATCCTGAACTTTAAGATCAGAATATAGATCGCCAGTAAAATTCCAAAAGCAATCCACCATGGCGGGCCGAAAACAACAGTGGCGTTAAAAATGATAAATCCCATACTGGCATGCATCATCCAGACATACCAGCGGGGGAGTTTGTCGATGCCTTTGCGACAGGTCCAAACCAAATCCAGCGGCCACCACAGCGCGATGAGATAATTGATCCAAACCCCGCCGCCCCAATGCCAGCCGGTGATGCGGGAGGTTTGTTGAGCGGTGTGTTCATAGGCAGCTGCATGACTCCAGTGATGGATAAACTGGAACGCGGCTGCGATGTGAATCAGATAAATGACCGCTCCTGCGATCCACACATTTCGCATGATACGGTTCGTTCGATCAGAGCGAATTTTTGGCCAGGGCCAGATTTGCAAATCGTACAGAAGTCGTAAAACGTACGCAAAAACGACCAGTCGAGCGGTCCAGCGGACGATGAATTCTGGCGTCTCCACTTAACGACTTCCTTGAATGCGAGGCGTGATTGAAAATAATGGTGATCCCCATTCAACATCACTTAATGACTAAAACTGGAGTGGATATGGCCAATTAACCGATCTCAACTTCACCCCATTTGACGGAGTTTTGATCCCTGCCTATCCTACGCGATCGAAACCAATCAGAATAGCATTCACAGAAACGGCTGATTACAGCACGGAGTAGAAATCATTGGCTCGTAAGAAATCGAAAAAATCGAACGGAGAAGCGGCTCTCATTCCGGATGAGACGGATCGCATCCAGTACGTCTCGCTTACGGACGAAACCCGTAGACGCTATTTGAATTATGCGTTTTCGGTCATCCAGTCTCGCGCCTTGCCGGATGTTCGCGATGGTCTTAAGCCGGTGCAGCGCCGTATTATGTACGTCATGTACAATGACTTAGGGCTGACCAGCAACGTAAAAGCCCGTAAATGTGCAAAGATCACCGGTGATACCATCGGTAACTATCACCCGCATGGCGACATGGCGGTTTACGATGCCTTGGTTCGGCTGGCTCAGGATTTCACCTTGAGGGAGCCGCTGGTCGATGGGCAAGGGAATTTTGGCTCTATTATCGGCTTACCCGCAGCTTCAGCGAGATATACCGAAGCGAGGTTGACCGCAATTGCAGCCGAGTTGATGTCGGAACTGAAATTCGACACCGTCGATATGCGAGACAACTACGAAGGGACTCGCAAAGAGCCCGTCGTGCTCCCTTCTCGCTTTCCGAATCTACTGGTGAACGGAACGCAGGGAATTGCGGTCGGAATGGCGACGAATATTCCGCCTCATAATCTGGGCGAGGTCGTCAAAGCCTGTCTGCATTTGATCGACAATCCCGAGGCGACCGTCGCTCAATTGATGAAGTACGTCAAAGGGCCCGACTTTCCGCTTGGTGGTCGCATTGTGACCGATCGTCGGGAACTGCGTACCGTTTATGAAACCGGACGGGGCTCGATTAAAGTTCGAGCCGAGTGGGAGCCGGACAAACTGCAGACGGGACGAGTCAAAAACAATATTGTCATCACTTCAATTCCCTACGGCGTCGAAACTGGTCCCTTGATGGTCGACCTCGGGACGGTTGCCGAGACGAAGAAGTTGCCGCAATTGCTCTCTGCGATCGATGAGAGCAGCGAAGAACTCGGCATGCGAATCGTGCTCGAACTCAAGAGTGCCGATGATGCCGAAACCGTGATGGCTTATCTGTATAAGCACACCTCGCTGGAGCAAAACTTTAACTTCAATGCGACCTGCCTTGTTCCCGATGAACACGAAAACCTCAAGCCAGCTCAAGTCAATCTGCAGGAATTACTCAGCCACTTTCTGAAGTTCCGATTGAAGACAATTACCCGCCGTCTCGAATACTTACTGGCTCAACTGCTCAAGAGAATTCATATCCTTGAAGGCTTCGAGATCATTTTCAATGGGCTCGATAAAGCTTTGAAAATCATCCGCAGCAGTCAGGGCAAAGCCGATGCGGCGAAGCGATTGATGGATGTCTTTCCGATTGATGCAATTCAAGTCGATGCCATTCTCGATATGGCTCTGTATCGAATTTCCGAACTGGAAATCGATCGGATCATGGAGGAACTCAAAGAAAAACGAGCAGAGGCAAAACGAATTCAGGCTCTGCTCGCCTCAGAGAAAAAACTGTGGGGCATTGTGAGCGATGAGCTTCGCGAACTGGGCGATAAATACGGCAACAAACGTCGGACTGCGATCGGTTCCTCGGAAGAAATTTCTGAGTTCGATCCTCAAGCATACATTGTCAAAGAGAACACGAATGTCGTCATCACAAAAGATGGCTGGATCAAACGTGTGGGACGAATTCAAAGCATCGAGAAGATGCGAATTCGCGAGGGGGATGAAGTCCTGAATGTGCTGCCGGCCAGTACGCTCGATGCGATTGTCTTCTTCTCGGATGACGGAGCCGCTTATACACTTCCGGTCGATCAAATCCCAGCTTCAACCGGATACGGCGAGCCGCTCGGTAAGTATGTGAAAATGAGTGATGGTGCGAAGATCATCGCTGGCATGACAACCGATTCCCGTTTCACTCCAGCCGACAATCCGCCCGAAGGAGATTCGCCGGAACCGTATCTGTTGATCGCAACTGCTCGTGGTCAGGTGATGTCGATATCATTTTCATCGTTCCGATTGGCATCGACGAAACTTGGCCGAAAATTTTGTCGACTGGCGAAAGAGGATCGCGTCATTTTCGTCGACTTGATTACCGATCAGCAGACGATGTTCC from Rubinisphaera italica includes the following:
- a CDS encoding DNA gyrase/topoisomerase IV subunit A, which translates into the protein MARKKSKKSNGEAALIPDETDRIQYVSLTDETRRRYLNYAFSVIQSRALPDVRDGLKPVQRRIMYVMYNDLGLTSNVKARKCAKITGDTIGNYHPHGDMAVYDALVRLAQDFTLREPLVDGQGNFGSIIGLPAASARYTEARLTAIAAELMSELKFDTVDMRDNYEGTRKEPVVLPSRFPNLLVNGTQGIAVGMATNIPPHNLGEVVKACLHLIDNPEATVAQLMKYVKGPDFPLGGRIVTDRRELRTVYETGRGSIKVRAEWEPDKLQTGRVKNNIVITSIPYGVETGPLMVDLGTVAETKKLPQLLSAIDESSEELGMRIVLELKSADDAETVMAYLYKHTSLEQNFNFNATCLVPDEHENLKPAQVNLQELLSHFLKFRLKTITRRLEYLLAQLLKRIHILEGFEIIFNGLDKALKIIRSSQGKADAAKRLMDVFPIDAIQVDAILDMALYRISELEIDRIMEELKEKRAEAKRIQALLASEKKLWGIVSDELRELGDKYGNKRRTAIGSSEEISEFDPQAYIVKENTNVVITKDGWIKRVGRIQSIEKMRIREGDEVLNVLPASTLDAIVFFSDDGAAYTLPVDQIPASTGYGEPLGKYVKMSDGAKIIAGMTTDSRFTPADNPPEGDSPEPYLLIATARGQVMSISFSSFRLASTKLGRKFCRLAKEDRVIFVDLITDQQTMFLATSGARVIHFELTEVPLLAGPGRGVRGIKLEKDDEVIGAILLARPGDTLHVINDNGNKLAFGQAKYGVTSRAGKGVKTSQRTGFKEIVRPDIQLVDWSELE